One Epinephelus lanceolatus isolate andai-2023 chromosome 17, ASM4190304v1, whole genome shotgun sequence genomic window carries:
- the LOC117247960 gene encoding 5-hydroxytryptamine receptor 7-like: MVVVGASNATFGGGNMRSSFMIEDRAGGGDPGGSTNIMISEALAPRLLKIAQGAAEAAAAAAATTSPTTSSQPQVMETNGTRCGEQILSYGRFEKVLIGGVLTMLTLSTICGNLLVVISVCFVKKLRQPSNYLIVSLAVADLSVALAVMPFVSITDLIGGQWIFGQFFCNVFIAMDVMCCTASIMTLCVISIDRYLGITKPLTYPVRQNGCCMAKMILSVWLLSASITLPPLFGWAQNVNDGRVCLISQDFGYTVYSTAVAFYIPMSVMLIMYYRIYRAAKLSAAKHTITGFPRDGEQSAGVAPRGGRGGHDAHRPAASGETVSVEGTEAEEEEPEEEESLDCVAAALKLQREVEEECSTRVSRLLKTGEHHQRRHRKNQSIFKREQKAAATLGIVVGAFSFCWLPFFLVSTARPFVCGVECSCVPLWLERTLLWLGYANSLINPFIYAFFNRDLRTTYSNLLRCRYRNINRKLSAAGMHEALKLVEKPDTDV, translated from the exons ATGGTTGTTGTGGGAGCGAGTAACGCAACTTTCGGTGGTGGCAACATGAGGTCGTCGTTCATGATAGAAGATAGAGCCGGTGGTGGAGATCCCGGGGGCTCCACCAACATCATGATCTCGGAGGCTCTTGCGCCCCGGCTGCTGAAGATTGCGCAGGGCGCCGCAGAGGCAgcggcagcagcggcagcaacGACTTCTCCAACCACGTCCAGTCAGCCGCAGGTCATGGAGACGAACGGGACCCGGTGCGGCGAGCAGATCCTGAGCTACGGCCGGTTTGAGAAAGTCCTGATCGGCGGGGTGCTCACCATGCTCACACTGTCCACCATCTGCGGGAACTTACTGGTGGTCATCTCCGTGTGCTTCGTCAAAAAGCTGCGCCAGCCGTCCAACTATCTGATCGTTTCGCTTGCCGTGGCGGACCTGTCAGTGGCTCTGGCCGTGATGCCGTTTGTCAGCATCACGGACTTGATTGGCGGTCAGTGGATATTCGGACAGTTTTTCTGTAACGTTTTTATCGCCATGGATGTGATGTGCTGCACCGCGTCCATCATGACTCTGTGCGTAATCAGCATTGACAG GTATCTGGGTATCACAAAACCCCTGACGTATCCTGTCCGGCAAAACGGCTGCTGCATGGCCAAAATGATCTTGTCAGTGTGGCTCCTCTCAGCCTCCATCACCCTGCCCCCTCTGTTCGGCTGGGCGCAGAACGTCAATGACGGAAGAGTTTGCCTCATCAGTCAAGACTTTGGCTACACTGTCTACTCTACAGCTGTGGCGTTCTACATCCCCATGTCAGTGATGCTGATCATGTACTATAGGATCTACCGGGCAGCCAAGCTCAGCGCTGCCAAGCACACCATCACTGGCTTCCCCAGGGACGGGGAGCAGAGTGCAGGGGTGGCTCCTCGGGGGGGAAGAGGGGGGCATGATGCTCACCGGCCAGCAGCATCAGGAGAAACAGTTAGTGTCGAAGGGACAGAGGCTGAAGAGGAGGAacctgaggaagaggagagctTGGACTGTGTGGCAGCGGCGTTAAAGCTCCAGcgtgaggtggaggaggagtgcAGCACGCGCGTCTCTCGCCTCCTCAAGACCGGCGAACACCACCAACGCCGGCATAGGAAAAACCAGTCCATCTTCAAACGGGAGCAGAAGGCTGCAGCCACTCTGGGCATCGTGGTGGGCGCCTTCTCCTTCTGTTGGCTGCCGTTCTTCTTGGTGTCCACTGCAAGGCCGTTTGTCTGCGGCGTGGAGTGCAGCTGTGTGCCGCTCTGGCTGGAAAGAACTCTGTTGTGGCTGGGATACGCCAACTCCCTCATTAATccttttatttatgcatttttcaATCGTGATCTGAGGACCACCTACAGTAACCTCCTGCGGTGCCGCTACAGGAACATCAATCGGAAGCTGTCAGCGGCTGGCATGCACGAGGCTCTGAAACTGGTGGAGAAGCCAGACACTGATGTGTAA